Proteins from a genomic interval of Zingiber officinale cultivar Zhangliang chromosome 1B, Zo_v1.1, whole genome shotgun sequence:
- the LOC122042424 gene encoding uncharacterized protein LOC122042424, which translates to MVERETKDSWTWFLRLLDEDIGIGNDPHSWAFMSDKQKGLIPALESLFPDVEHRFCVRHLESNMKRDGFKSVAVKMAFWAAAKATRIEEFQVHMAELKDIDAKAYGWLVNKPENFKKNRERAEKWKGRICSKIRDVLEKIYVEAIRYSPMKSDEMHYQITRSNDRRDQHSVDLLSRSCSCRKYDLTGIPCKHVVCAIWCKKDDPEEYVHPYYLVETYKRCYAARIMPINGPDLWPQCDLTPPLPPVYKEKVGRRAKLRRREPDEHPLLKIS; encoded by the exons ATGGTTGAGCGTGAAACAAAAGATAGTTGGACATGGTTTCTTCGCCTCTTAGATGAAGACATTGGTATTGGCAATGATCCACATAGTTGGGCATTTATGTCAGATAAGCAAAAAGGTTTGATTCCTGCACTTGAATCATTGTTTCCTGATGTTGAACATAGATTTTGTGTGAGACATTTAGAGAGCAATATGAAACGTGATGGATTCAAGAGTGTAGCGGTTAAGATGGCCTTTTGGGCTGCGGCAAAGGCAACAAGAATTGAAGAGTTTCAAGTGCACATGGCTGAGTTAAAAGACATTGATGCAAAAGCATATGGATGGTTGGTGAACAAACCTGAAA ATTTcaaaaaaaatagagagagggcTGAGAAATGGAAAGGTCGAATCTGTTCAAAGATCAGAGATGTGCTAGAAAAGATCTATGTGGAGGCTATTAGGTATTCCCCCATGAAATCAGATGAAATGCACTACCAGATAACGAGGTCAAATGATAGACGTGATCAACATTCGGTTGATCTGTTGAGCAGGTCTTGTAGTTGTAGGAAATATGATTTGACAGGCATTCCTTGCAAGCACGTTGTATGCGCCATTTGGTGCAAAAAAGATGATCCAGAGGAATATGTCCATCCTTATTACTTGGTAGAAACATATAAAAGATGTTATGCAGCACGAATAATGCCTATCAATGGACCAGACTTGTGGCCTCAATGTGATTTGACGCCCCCACTACCCCCAGTATACAAAGAAAAAGTTGGAAGACGTGCAAAATTGCGAAGAAGGGAACCAGATGAACACCCCCTTCTGAAAATAAGTTGA